One window from the genome of Phycisphaerales bacterium encodes:
- the rbsK gene encoding ribokinase, whose protein sequence is MPRIVVLGSINMDLVVTTPRFPAPGETLLGGAFQTFPGGKGANQAVAAARLGAEVTFIGCVGRDAWGAELRALLASEKIDVAHVLSRGGERTGVAVITVDAAGQNTIVVASGANMALTTRDVEAAREVIEQADAVLMQLESPLPAVQRAAEIARQHDVPVILNAAPAQRLSAALLECVDVLIVNEGESRIVSDLHDPALSHAQVASHLCSLSGGHVVVTLGRDGAVHCDGQTTTRQPAPRVEVIDTTAAGDAFAGAWAVGWCEGLSVEQTLALANAAGAAAVSRKGAIPSLPRRAEVESLLSAAEKRPE, encoded by the coding sequence ATGCCGCGCATCGTCGTACTTGGTTCGATCAACATGGATCTCGTCGTGACGACGCCGCGTTTTCCTGCGCCGGGCGAGACGTTGCTGGGCGGCGCCTTTCAGACCTTTCCCGGCGGCAAGGGAGCGAACCAAGCCGTCGCCGCGGCGCGGCTCGGCGCCGAAGTCACCTTCATCGGCTGCGTCGGCCGCGATGCGTGGGGCGCGGAGCTGCGGGCTCTGCTCGCTTCGGAGAAGATCGACGTCGCGCACGTCCTCTCGCGCGGCGGCGAGCGCACGGGCGTTGCCGTCATCACCGTCGATGCCGCGGGACAGAACACCATCGTGGTCGCGTCGGGTGCGAACATGGCGCTCACGACGCGCGATGTCGAGGCGGCGCGCGAAGTGATCGAGCAGGCCGATGCAGTGCTGATGCAGCTCGAATCACCGCTGCCTGCCGTGCAGCGAGCCGCGGAGATCGCCCGGCAGCACGACGTGCCGGTTATTCTCAATGCCGCGCCCGCTCAGCGCCTTTCCGCCGCGCTGCTTGAGTGCGTGGATGTACTGATCGTGAACGAGGGGGAGAGCCGCATCGTCTCCGATCTGCACGACCCGGCGCTGTCGCACGCCCAGGTCGCATCGCACCTGTGTTCGCTCTCGGGCGGGCACGTGGTGGTGACGCTGGGCCGGGATGGCGCTGTGCACTGCGACGGCCAGACAACCACGCGGCAGCCGGCGCCGCGGGTGGAGGTCATCGACACCACAGCGGCCGGCGACGCCTTTGCCGGGGCCTGGGCGGTGGGCTGGTGCGAGGGGCTGAGCGTCGAGCAGACGCTGGCGCTGGCCAACGCGGCGGGGGCCGCGGCCGTCAGCCGCAAAGGGGCCATTCCCTCGCTGCCGCGCCGTGCGGAGGTCGAGTCGCTGCTTTCGGCGGCAGAAAAACGCCCTGAATGA